The sequence acagtgcggcactctctcagcactgaccctctgaccgtgcagcactccctcagcactgaccctctaacagtgcagcgccccttcagtactgacgctctgacagtgtggcactcccttaatactgccctctgacagtgcggcactccctcagcgctgaccctctgacagtgcggcactccctcagcactaaccctcagagagtgcagcgctccctcagcaatgaccctctgacagtgtgtcactccctcagcactgaccctataacagtgcagcactccctcagtacataccctctgaaagtgcggcactccctcagtactgaccctcagacagtgcagtactccagcagcactgaccctccgaccgtgcagcactcccttagcactgaccctctgatagtgtggcaccccctcagcactgatactctgacagtgcggcactccctcagcactgatactctgacagtgcggcactccctcagcacagaccatctgacagtgcggcactccctcagaactgaccctctgacagtgtggcactccctcagtactgaccctctgacagcacggtactccctcagcactgactctctgacagtgcggcacctcctcagtactgagggtcagtactgagggatcgctgcactgtcggagggtcagtgctgagggaatgctgcactgtcagaggttcagtgctgagggagtgccgcacagtcagagggtcagtgctgagggagtgccgcactgtcagagggtcactgctgagggggtgctgcactgttggagggtcagtgttgagggtgtgccgcactgtcagacggtcagtgctgagggagtgccggactgtcagagggtcagtgctgagggagtgctgcactgtcagagagtcagtggtgagggagtgccgcgctgtcagagggtcagtactgagggagtgccgcactgtcagagggtcagtgctgagggggtgctgcactgttggagggtcagtgctgagggagtgctgcactgtcagagggtcagtactgagggagtgctgcactgtcagtgggtcagtgctgagggtgtgccacactgtcagagggtcagtggtgagggggtgctgcactgttggagcgtcagtgctgagggagtgctgcactgtcagagggtcagtgctaagggagtgccgcactgtcagagggtcagtgctaagggagtgccgcactgtcagagggtcagtgctaagggagtgccacactgtcagagggtcagtgctgagggagtgctgcaatgtcagagggtcagtgctgagggagtgctgcaatgtcagagggtcagtgctgagggagtgctgcactgtcagagggtcagtgctaagggagtgctgcactgtcagagagtcagtgctgagggagtgctgcactgtcagagggtcagtactgagggagtgccgcactgtcagagggtcagtgctgagggaatgtcgcactgtcagagggtcagtgctgagggagtgctgcaatgtcagagggtcagtggtgagggggtgccgcactgtcagagggtcagtactgagggggtgctgcactgtcagagggtcagtactgagggagtgctgcactgtcagagggtcagtactgagggagtgctgcactgtcagagggtcagtgctgagggagtgccgagtGTTAGCTTCTGTTGTTCTGTTGAGGATGCCCCGGATCCAGGGTTGAGGGCGAGGAAAGGTAATTGATTATTGGTAATTTACTAATTGGTAATTTATTAATTAACATTGGTACACTGGTGATCCTTACTTTCTTACTGGAAGAGCCGGTAATTTGGTGAATGAGTTCCACTGCTCCCACTTGTCCTTCTGGTTTCACAGGGGAGCTGCAGCCTGTACGTGTCTCCATGCCTTATCTGCATTTGGTTCCTCCTGCGCTTTCCTCTGGGTTACTGGAAGCCGTGATCTTGGACTTCGAGAGTGCGAGAGTCTGTCAATCATTGCTTCCGAAACTGCCTTGGCAGCCAGAGGAGGGAAGCATTAACCAGGCACGTTGCAAAACTTGGCATCGTCCTTGCTGATGACCGAAAGAATTCGCCCGTCTGCCTCAGTGAGATCACTGCTTTCAATGAGTCATCACCAGGAACTCTGCTATAAAAGCAGGACTCGTCTGTTCTGTCACACACACAAAGCTCCTGCTCTGTCCTGGAGAATGCCAGCAGACACTGAGTGCAGCATCTGTTACTGCCCCTATGCCAGGGGCACTCGGAGTCCCAGGATCCTGCCCTGTGGGCACATCTTCTGCAGCCAGTGCCTCCTCACCCTGCTGTCCTCGGCGGAGCCCAGGAGCCCGGGCGTTTATGAGTTGCCGTGCCCGCTGTGCCGCCAGCCAGCCCAGGCCTCGCCAGCGGACGGCGAGCTCCCGTTCCCTGTGGACCCAGCCCTCGACCGCCTGGCGCTGACCGAACCAGGCTCTGAGCCGATCACCGAGCGAGGGCCCAGGCGGTGGGTGAGGAGCCTGAAGAGGAGGCTGGGACTTGGCAGCCTGAGACACCCGAGCTCTGACGGTGAGGATAAGGGGCTGGGAAGGTGTGGGGGtgcgggggttgggggtggtgaggagggggggggggagggtttgGGAGATGCGGGGTGCAGGTTTCGGGTCCTCGGCCCGGGCGATTGGCGCCCAATCCGTACAGGTGGGAAGCCAGCAGGAGATCAGCTCGTCGAGTGGActagaggggccgaatggcctccgcTCCTGCAGGAGGCAAGCGGCCGGGCAGCTGGCCACATCGACCGCGGTTTTAAGGGCGAGCAAGTCGGGGATGGCGTCGGCTGAGAGACTTGGGGAGAGGTCGCTCCCTATCCCACTTGCCCATCGGTCTCAGGGTTGTCActgaggtgtgggggaggggactGAGCTGAACCAGCCAATGGGATGCTCCTACctgccccaacccccacccacccacattgAGATGATAGCGTGCAATGTTCACGCTGTTGCCCCAACCACTCCCTGGCTCCATCATGCTGTCCTTTGGACATCCCACTCTCATGACAACTCATCACGAcatctaactgctgctccaacttgCCGAATGAATGGCGGGGTGAGCCACGTTGGTTTGGGGCGAAATCTATTACTTCCAACAACACCCCGTGTCCTTTACCAAAGAAACCTGATGTCCATCGCTGGGGACCGAGAAGGAGCCCCCTCCACCCATTTCCCTCAGTCAAAGACAGATCGAACTAACTCCACTGACACCACAGCTACAAACCCATCAAGGTTAGACTGGGCAGGGGCAGGAGTACTCACAGAAAGTGCGAAGGGAATGGCACTTCAGTTGACCAGGGTTTAgtttaaagtaaaaagtgaggtctgcagatgctggagatcagagctgaaaatgtgttgctggttaaagcgcagcaggtcaggcagcatccaaggaacaggagaatcgacgtttcgggcataagcccttcatcaggacccagATGTCTAGTTGGCAAAGTAAAATGGTGCCAGaaacgcaggttcaattccccattCTGACTGACCCCTCACACCTGAAGTGTGGTGATCTGCAGGTTGGATTATCAtcggtcctctctctctctctccctgagagAGCAGTCGAATGATTCCCTGGGATTATGACCATCTCACCTCAGGAGATAGAAGGTGATTCGGGATAAATGGCACAATTTTACCGGGGAGCATGGGAAGAGGGACACCTCGGGGTGTACAGTCCTGAGAGAGGGCCAGCTCCAATTCAGCAGATTGTTCATAAAAAAGGCAGGAGGGAGCAACTGCTAGGTTTTCCACATCAACGCTAACTGACGGGACGCTACACAAAACCTCTTCTGCAACATTGGTTAGTCCCAAGTCAGGGAATTCCTTCAGGGAAGGCAGAGGAGGTGGGACGGCTGCTGCCTGGGGCAGAGAGGATGAAGAAGTGATTTAATCACTATCCTCCATAATCTGGGAGAGTTTCGATGGAGGGAACGGGCAGAAACTGTTTGTACAAacttggaggagccggtgttgggctgggtgggtggtggggtgtacaaagtgaaaaatcccacaacgccaggttagagtccaacaggtttatttggaagcactaatttTTGGAGCACCCCTCCTTCCTCGAACGGTTGTGGATCAtactcacagaatttatagtcaaaGGAGTCTGGCGCCATGGAGATGTGACACAGTAAACACTCGCAGATTAAagctttcatctttcagaatgggattggctggtttctgttctttgatatgtaaatcccaggacttcttttaaattccattctcaagatagctcaggtTTGCACAGGTGGTGTTTTGGTAACCATGGCGACCTAGCTTTAAGATAGTCAGTCAGGACATGGCCTGGGGCGACCCGAGGGGAATGTGTATAACTCAGTGAGTTGTCAGGAGCTACAAACACGCTGCTTTGGAAGGGCGGTTTCAACAGGAGCTTTCAAACAAGGGAAAACATCACGGGAATGACACAATATGAAGGAATGGTGctcttggggcggcacggtggctcaatggttagcactgctgctacatggcaccagggtcccaggttcgattccagcctagggcaactgtctgtgtggagtttgtacattctcccggtaaaaaatgaggtctgcagatgctggagatcacagctgcaaatgtgttgctggtcaaagcacagcaggttaggcagcatctcaggaatagaggtgcctgtgtgggtttcctccaggtgctccggtttcctcccacaatccaaagatgtggattggctgtgctaaattgcccaaagtgtttgggtaaaaaatgaggtctggagatcacagttgaaaatgcgttgaaaatcctattccttggatgctgcctgaccagctgtgctttaaccagcaacgcattttcaactgccCAAAGTGTTTGTTGTATTAGTCGGAGGGGAGTGGGTTACTCGTCGGTGgcgattggttgggctgaagagtctgttctcATAGCGTAGGGAAGCTAACCTAATCTGATCTCTGTTTTTCCAGCTGTGTGTGTGGACATGCGCGATATGGTTCTGATGGCGAGTTTTCAGCTCATTTAATGTGAGTCGGAAGAGAGCCGCGCCCCCTCCCCAAACACCCTGGGGTGAAGCCGGGAGCAGGAGCGGGTTGACTGACCAGAGAGCCCAGGAGGAGGCAAGGAGTAGTGGACGTCCGCTGCTCTCCTGTGCGGGGGGACTGAGCTTGTGCGGAAATCATGAACATACTGCAGGCGCTGGCGTCCAAAGTAGACAGACTGCAGgccggaagaacacagcaagccaggcagcatccgggagGTGCGGAAGTTGTGAGAGCAGTCAacttcccacccacccaccaaaaACAAATCCCGAAACAACCTCCCCTTCCTGGAGAGGGTTTCCCTCCCAGCCAAACAGGCCGAAGACTGCTAGACCTCACTGTCAAGT is a genomic window of Hemiscyllium ocellatum isolate sHemOce1 chromosome 44, sHemOce1.pat.X.cur, whole genome shotgun sequence containing:
- the LOC132835273 gene encoding RING finger protein 225-like, which produces MPADTECSICYCPYARGTRSPRILPCGHIFCSQCLLTLLSSAEPRSPGVYELPCPLCRQPAQASPADGELPFPVDPALDRLALTEPGSEPITERGPRRWVRSLKRRLGLGSLRHPSSDAVCVDMRDMVLMASFQLI